The following coding sequences are from one Methanococcoides orientis window:
- a CDS encoding RNA methyltransferase: MTFNLRIVLVEPLYQGNVGSVARAMKNFGFSDLVLVNPCKLENEARALASHAWDVLSSARIVTNIEQAIEGADVVVATTGITGLKTDEHIRMPPYTPHELKEKFNGTNGTIAILFGREDNGFTNDELKLSDMIVSIPTSEIYPIMNLSHATTIMLYELSQIDAGEQQLADGFDLKLLHEHIGELLDDIQYPEHKKEKTHLMFKRIFGRAQLMPREVQTLRGFFGKIQQLLK; encoded by the coding sequence ATGACTTTTAATTTGAGGATAGTTCTGGTGGAACCTTTATACCAGGGTAATGTCGGATCAGTAGCAAGAGCTATGAAAAATTTTGGATTCAGTGACCTTGTGCTGGTAAATCCATGCAAACTGGAAAATGAAGCGCGAGCCTTGGCATCGCATGCATGGGATGTACTTAGCAGCGCAAGGATAGTCACCAACATCGAACAAGCCATTGAAGGAGCTGATGTCGTGGTTGCAACAACAGGCATCACTGGGCTTAAAACAGATGAACATATACGCATGCCCCCATATACACCACATGAACTTAAAGAAAAGTTCAATGGAACGAATGGAACGATTGCCATCCTCTTTGGCAGGGAAGATAATGGGTTCACCAATGATGAGCTAAAACTAAGCGATATGATAGTGAGCATCCCAACTTCAGAAATATATCCAATAATGAACCTGTCACATGCCACAACTATTATGCTATATGAATTAAGCCAGATCGATGCAGGAGAACAGCAACTTGCTGATGGTTTCGACCTCAAGCTCCTACATGAGCATATTGGAGAACTTCTGGACGATATCCAATACCCGGAACACAAAAAGGAAAAGACACACCTTATGTTCAAAAGGATATTCGGAAGGGCACAACTCATGCCAAGAGAAGTGCAGACATTGAGAGGCTTTTTTGGAAAGATACAACAACTGCTGAAATGA
- a CDS encoding disulfide reductase, which produces MSMEYFSGLTESTEIVNSFGMLTESMRITFAAVMIMATISIAIFMVGMYINLKKWGEGSEGYSLKPSGSILAFPKALAYQMSAKGHGHGQNIFVTLILDALLQRRALQRSPARWAMHLAIFGGWIALCIMSIAMFVVEVIYLLGVHVLSPEVFREMLSFPNDVFSYILLFGIIIAIFRRLFVTKARESTIAFDSVLLIGLTIIVITGFIADGVRNGTFWGMGMQSDLAPPASLFHVVISLFFCIAYIPFSKYMHMIAGPLTLMANKGGE; this is translated from the coding sequence ATGAGTATGGAATATTTCAGTGGACTTACTGAGTCTACGGAGATCGTAAACAGTTTCGGGATGCTTACTGAATCTATGAGGATCACATTTGCAGCGGTCATGATCATGGCCACAATCTCAATCGCGATCTTCATGGTCGGTATGTATATCAATCTTAAAAAATGGGGCGAAGGTTCCGAAGGATACAGTCTTAAGCCTTCAGGAAGCATACTTGCATTCCCTAAAGCGTTAGCCTATCAGATGAGTGCAAAAGGACACGGCCATGGCCAGAACATATTTGTTACACTTATTCTTGATGCTCTCCTTCAGAGACGTGCTTTACAGCGCAGTCCTGCAAGATGGGCCATGCATCTAGCTATCTTTGGTGGATGGATCGCTCTTTGTATCATGTCAATAGCTATGTTCGTTGTTGAAGTAATTTACCTTCTTGGTGTACATGTTCTCTCACCTGAAGTTTTCAGAGAGATGCTCAGTTTCCCTAATGATGTATTCAGCTATATCCTGTTGTTCGGTATCATCATTGCAATTTTCAGGAGACTCTTCGTAACAAAAGCCCGTGAGAGCACTATTGCTTTTGATTCTGTCCTTCTTATCGGACTTACTATCATTGTCATCACAGGTTTCATTGCTGACGGTGTAAGGAATGGTACTTTCTGGGGTATGGGGATGCAATCCGATCTTGCACCACCTGCATCATTGTTCCACGTTGTGATCTCATTGTTCTTCTGTATTGCATATATCCCATTCAGCAAATATATGCATATGATCGCAGGACCACTTACTCTCATGGCTAACAAGGGAGGCGAATGA
- a CDS encoding DUF116 domain-containing protein, which translates to MEIPYELLGKLFVYMLLFALLGIVLALLVGSYSFKKKKVVFPNFVLFMLYLFYSPAKWMCGVFSIRVTLVDEILIEVRNAVMRDDFINAKGPRAVFLPQCMRHANCRARCDPIIGYECKKCGLCDIGNICEAADEHGFRVYVIPGGSFVKKIMKAHRPNSCIGVACYTDLSESMGEMSFMPVQGVCLLKDGCFNTKVDVAEVIEKMELCNV; encoded by the coding sequence ATGGAAATTCCCTATGAACTTCTGGGTAAGCTATTCGTATATATGCTTCTCTTTGCTCTACTGGGGATCGTTTTAGCTTTACTTGTTGGATCTTACAGTTTTAAGAAGAAAAAGGTTGTCTTCCCGAACTTTGTTCTATTCATGCTTTATCTGTTCTACTCGCCTGCCAAATGGATGTGTGGTGTCTTCTCTATAAGGGTTACTCTTGTGGATGAGATCCTTATTGAGGTAAGGAATGCAGTAATGCGTGATGATTTTATCAATGCAAAAGGCCCAAGGGCTGTATTTTTGCCCCAGTGTATGCGTCATGCCAATTGCAGGGCCCGATGTGATCCTATAATTGGATATGAATGCAAAAAGTGTGGTCTATGCGATATCGGAAACATCTGTGAAGCTGCTGATGAACATGGTTTCAGGGTTTACGTGATCCCTGGTGGTAGTTTTGTAAAGAAGATAATGAAAGCACACAGGCCCAATTCATGTATTGGTGTGGCATGCTATACTGACCTTTCGGAGTCGATGGGGGAAATGTCATTTATGCCGGTTCAGGGTGTTTGCCTCTTGAAGGATGGTTGCTTCAACACAAAAGTAGATGTTGCTGAAGTGATCGAAAAAATGGAGCTCTGCAATGTATAA
- a CDS encoding coiled-coil protein, translating into MSDLPDAATMNERDLKNVVNDYRTKISQNERTLKAVFRDLKLHRTNIDELKEKRDKLNAQVKELAAKAREEKKLRDAVNEKIAEIKASNEKIRGEKDKITGSISELKAKRDEYNKLSRGSVDSLTKAYAAELDKFLNADIPLKHEIDIFGRLTELQQRIDSASNADDIHKKIVETYKKSESIYKSDGTVGGSVKDLAEESQKHHLTMLDSYKKVDELRKEADMYHSQIKETYDVVSPIREKIDPLKAKISQLRDELSIYLDKLNDIQLEKDEKKIDEKHNVAKEKFEKTGKMSLQDLKLLMEKGDIKF; encoded by the coding sequence ATGAGCGACTTACCAGATGCAGCAACCATGAACGAGAGGGATCTTAAAAATGTGGTCAACGACTACAGAACAAAGATCTCACAGAACGAACGTACCCTGAAAGCTGTTTTCAGAGACCTGAAGCTACACCGAACAAACATCGATGAGCTTAAAGAAAAAAGGGACAAGCTTAATGCACAGGTAAAGGAGCTGGCAGCAAAGGCACGTGAAGAAAAAAAATTACGTGATGCAGTGAACGAGAAGATCGCTGAGATCAAAGCTTCAAATGAGAAGATACGTGGCGAAAAGGACAAGATCACAGGTAGTATTTCAGAGCTTAAAGCAAAACGTGATGAGTACAATAAACTTTCCCGCGGAAGTGTGGACTCCCTCACAAAAGCATATGCTGCAGAGCTTGACAAGTTTCTGAATGCTGACATTCCACTAAAACACGAGATAGATATCTTTGGAAGACTGACAGAACTTCAACAGAGGATCGACTCTGCAAGCAATGCAGACGATATCCACAAGAAGATAGTAGAAACATACAAAAAATCCGAATCGATCTACAAATCCGATGGAACCGTTGGCGGTAGCGTTAAGGACCTCGCAGAAGAATCACAGAAACACCATCTTACAATGCTTGATAGCTACAAGAAGGTCGATGAGCTTCGCAAAGAAGCGGATATGTACCACTCACAGATCAAGGAGACATATGATGTAGTGTCCCCAATAAGGGAAAAGATCGATCCGCTTAAAGCTAAGATATCACAGCTCAGGGATGAACTCAGCATATATCTTGACAAGCTCAACGACATCCAACTTGAAAAAGATGAAAAGAAGATCGATGAAAAACATAACGTAGCAAAAGAGAAGTTCGAAAAGACAGGAAAGATGAGCCTGCAGGACCTCAAATTGTTAATGGAGAAAGGAGATATTAAGTTCTGA
- a CDS encoding S-layer protein domain-containing protein, producing MDGTSIFIETGSFWEFSQGYIFVIKDVNEDGGAWVELSRDGVSLKDEILYEGDIFVYSRDSIELFNMTVDTIYYGPDGDLVTFRPVFQYRDPLLPAPILEELEITLNDSDTSSEPDITSDNGIPGFGLITAMCCMVVVFICRSFLK from the coding sequence ATGGATGGCACCAGTATATTCATTGAGACCGGAAGTTTCTGGGAGTTCAGTCAGGGTTATATCTTTGTTATTAAAGATGTGAACGAAGATGGGGGTGCATGGGTGGAACTTTCGCGTGATGGTGTTAGCCTGAAGGATGAGATTCTTTATGAAGGGGATATTTTTGTTTATTCTCGTGATTCAATAGAATTATTCAATATGACTGTTGATACTATATATTATGGTCCTGATGGTGATCTGGTGACCTTTAGACCCGTTTTCCAATATCGTGATCCCTTACTTCCAGCTCCCATTCTGGAAGAACTTGAAATAACTCTAAATGACTCCGATACTTCTTCAGAACCGGATATAACTTCTGATAATGGCATTCCGGGTTTTGGCCTTATAACTGCGATGTGCTGTATGGTCGTTGTTTTCATTTGCCGTAGTTTTTTGAAGTGA
- a CDS encoding biotin--[acetyl-CoA-carboxylase] ligase, whose protein sequence is MVDRKMDILIALKEAGKEPISGEEIGEKLGISRTMVWKYIKILEEDGYVIGSSPGSGYVLISAPDKLYPSEISIGLDTDIIGKEIHYFESVDSTNDMAKKMGFKAEEGTVVIAEMQESGRGRKGDRWVSPKGGIWLSVILKPGILPVHAPRLTLMAGVAVARAIRQFGVAASIKWPNDVVIDGKKVCGILTEMDAEVDHIGFVVIGIGINANVSVDELPGELRDSCTSLSYINGENINRAAFVQDLLRSLEAEYLRFKLEGFSKILEDWISLSDTIGRQVEVITPQKIIAGKATGVTAEGALIVETSEGVQEIMAGRCIYK, encoded by the coding sequence CTTATAGCTTTGAAAGAAGCTGGCAAAGAACCTATCTCCGGGGAAGAAATTGGTGAAAAGCTGGGTATTTCCCGGACAATGGTGTGGAAATATATTAAGATCCTTGAAGAGGATGGTTATGTTATTGGATCATCTCCTGGTTCAGGCTATGTTCTTATTTCTGCTCCTGACAAACTCTATCCTTCTGAGATCAGCATTGGTCTTGACACCGATATTATCGGGAAAGAAATTCATTATTTCGAATCAGTGGATTCTACCAATGATATGGCAAAGAAAATGGGCTTTAAGGCCGAAGAAGGTACGGTTGTAATTGCTGAGATGCAGGAAAGTGGACGTGGACGCAAAGGTGATCGTTGGGTATCGCCTAAAGGTGGTATCTGGCTTTCGGTCATCCTCAAACCAGGCATCTTACCTGTTCATGCACCAAGGCTGACACTTATGGCAGGAGTTGCTGTTGCCAGGGCCATAAGGCAGTTTGGTGTCGCTGCATCTATAAAATGGCCAAATGATGTCGTCATTGATGGCAAAAAGGTTTGTGGCATTCTGACCGAAATGGATGCAGAAGTTGATCATATCGGATTTGTTGTTATTGGCATTGGTATAAATGCTAATGTATCTGTTGATGAGCTTCCGGGAGAATTGCGGGATAGTTGCACTAGTCTGAGTTATATTAATGGTGAAAATATAAACAGGGCAGCATTCGTGCAGGATTTGCTTAGGTCTCTTGAGGCGGAATATCTGCGTTTCAAACTGGAGGGTTTCTCGAAGATCCTGGAAGATTGGATCTCTTTATCTGATACAATTGGAAGGCAGGTTGAAGTTATAACTCCCCAGAAGATAATTGCAGGGAAAGCAACTGGAGTTACTGCTGAAGGTGCTCTAATTGTCGAGACTTCTGAAGGTGTGCAAGAGATCATGGCAGGTCGCTGCATCTATAAATAA
- a CDS encoding minichromosome maintenance protein MCM produces the protein MSEVKWDEKFRDFLKRYCWDDILLLANEYPELRSITVDFPDLEQFDADLAYELLEHPDDVIPYAEQALREIDIPIEKDLDDAHVQFINIPNRVAIRDLRSKHLLKFISIEGMIRKATEVRPKITNAAFMCMRCENTSYEPQDGPKFVEPNECENESCGKKGPFKLLIDQSSFVDAQKLQVQEAPENLKGGTQPQSLDVDAEDDLAGLVKPGDRLVINGILRSHQRTLREGKSTFYDLVLHANSIEYVDQEFDELDITPEDEEMIIEMGNDPNIYKNITGSIAPSIYGYEDIKEALSLQLFSAVPKMLPDGSRVRGDIHILLVGDPGIAKSQLLRYMVKISPRGVFASGKSASSSGLTAAAVKDDLGDGRWTLEAGALVMADMGLAAVDEMDKMSREDKSALHEAMEQQTISVAKAGILATLKSRCALLGAANPKYGRFDKYEGLAEQINMPPALISRFDLIFILLDVPDRTKDSNIANHILKSQYAGELLEQKSRLPSSKVTNEDVEAHIDVILPTIENDLLRKYVAYARRKVFPIMEDDAREHIINFYLDLRRQGEGKDSPVPVTARQLEALVRLAEASARIRLSNVVTMDDAKRTTRISMACMRQVGVDPDTGAFDVDVVASGTSKSQRDKIHLIKEIITRVSERHAGSKAPLEEVFAEAETENIDRERAEELVTKMKRQGDLLAPDNKHIKLV, from the coding sequence ATGAGTGAAGTTAAATGGGATGAAAAATTCAGGGATTTTCTAAAAAGATACTGCTGGGACGATATACTCCTGCTTGCTAATGAATACCCCGAGCTACGTAGCATTACAGTCGATTTTCCGGACCTTGAACAATTCGATGCAGATCTTGCATATGAACTACTCGAGCATCCCGATGATGTGATACCATATGCTGAGCAGGCGCTTCGTGAAATTGATATACCTATCGAGAAAGACCTCGATGATGCCCACGTACAGTTCATTAACATCCCAAACCGTGTTGCAATAAGGGATCTGCGTAGTAAGCACTTGCTGAAGTTCATATCCATTGAAGGAATGATACGCAAAGCCACGGAAGTCAGGCCAAAGATCACAAATGCAGCATTCATGTGTATGCGGTGTGAGAACACAAGCTATGAGCCACAGGATGGACCGAAGTTCGTAGAACCTAACGAGTGTGAGAATGAATCATGCGGCAAAAAGGGACCTTTCAAATTGCTTATCGACCAGTCCAGCTTTGTAGATGCACAAAAGCTTCAGGTACAGGAAGCACCAGAGAATCTCAAGGGCGGCACACAACCACAAAGCCTTGATGTTGATGCAGAGGATGATCTTGCAGGACTTGTCAAGCCTGGCGATCGTCTTGTAATAAACGGAATACTACGCTCACACCAGCGAACCCTGAGAGAGGGAAAATCCACGTTTTACGACCTCGTCCTTCACGCGAATTCCATCGAATATGTAGATCAGGAATTCGATGAACTCGACATAACTCCCGAAGACGAAGAAATGATTATCGAAATGGGCAATGATCCAAATATTTATAAAAATATAACCGGATCGATCGCACCGTCCATCTACGGTTATGAGGACATAAAAGAGGCACTCAGCCTCCAGCTATTCTCAGCAGTCCCTAAAATGTTACCCGATGGTTCACGCGTCAGGGGAGACATACACATACTGCTAGTCGGAGATCCGGGTATCGCTAAAAGTCAGTTGCTTCGCTACATGGTGAAAATATCACCCCGTGGTGTGTTCGCATCAGGTAAAAGCGCATCATCCAGTGGTCTGACAGCTGCAGCAGTAAAAGACGACCTTGGAGACGGACGCTGGACGCTGGAAGCCGGTGCACTGGTAATGGCAGATATGGGTCTTGCAGCAGTGGACGAGATGGATAAAATGAGCAGGGAAGATAAGAGTGCATTGCACGAAGCAATGGAACAACAGACCATAAGTGTTGCAAAAGCAGGAATCCTAGCGACGCTTAAATCAAGGTGTGCGCTCCTTGGTGCTGCAAATCCTAAATATGGAAGATTCGACAAATATGAAGGACTTGCCGAACAGATCAATATGCCACCTGCACTGATATCCAGGTTCGACCTTATTTTCATACTTCTCGATGTTCCTGACCGCACAAAGGATAGCAACATCGCAAACCACATATTGAAATCCCAATATGCCGGAGAACTTTTAGAACAGAAGAGTCGACTCCCATCGTCCAAGGTGACGAATGAGGATGTAGAAGCACATATAGATGTCATACTTCCTACTATCGAAAATGACCTGTTGAGAAAATATGTAGCTTATGCACGAAGAAAAGTTTTCCCAATCATGGAAGACGATGCCCGTGAACACATAATTAATTTCTATCTCGACCTTAGGAGACAGGGAGAAGGCAAAGATTCACCAGTGCCTGTCACCGCAAGACAGCTCGAAGCCCTTGTCAGACTTGCTGAAGCAAGTGCTCGCATACGTTTAAGTAATGTAGTTACAATGGATGATGCGAAAAGAACCACCAGAATTTCCATGGCATGCATGCGACAGGTAGGAGTCGATCCGGATACAGGCGCATTCGATGTAGATGTCGTCGCATCCGGAACAAGCAAGAGCCAGAGAGATAAGATACACCTGATAAAAGAGATCATTACACGCGTCAGTGAAAGGCATGCCGGTTCAAAGGCACCCCTTGAAGAGGTCTTTGCAGAAGCTGAGACTGAAAATATAGACAGGGAAAGAGCAGAAGAGCTTGTCACAAAAATGAAAAGGCAGGGAGACCTCCTTGCACCCGATAATAAACATATAAAATTAGTATGA
- a CDS encoding DUF424 domain-containing protein: MYLKIHKSGNQMIVAICDKELIGKKLKKGELVIEISEGFYKGEIASEEKIIEAISNATTANIFGSRAVQCAIDAGVIDSGCVIYIEGIPHAQLYKL, translated from the coding sequence ATGTACCTGAAAATACACAAGTCCGGGAATCAGATGATCGTTGCAATTTGCGATAAAGAACTGATAGGTAAAAAGCTTAAAAAAGGCGAACTGGTCATCGAGATTAGTGAGGGATTCTACAAAGGCGAGATAGCATCTGAAGAGAAGATCATCGAAGCTATATCAAACGCCACAACCGCAAATATATTTGGCAGTCGCGCAGTACAATGCGCCATCGATGCCGGCGTGATCGACTCCGGATGCGTTATATATATTGAAGGAATACCACATGCACAATTATATAAATTATAA
- a CDS encoding response regulator transcription factor produces the protein MRSIRGSVALNKKIMIVDDDADTIYLVSSLLETEGFEVVGAGSGAKCLEMLDIEKPDAILLDLMMPDMDGWETFHKIKKELPDVPVSILSAKGQKFDRMLGLNVLNANDYITKPFNNTEFVGRIKSLVGDA, from the coding sequence ATGAGGTCGATTAGGGGTTCTGTTGCATTGAACAAGAAAATAATGATAGTTGATGATGATGCTGACACCATTTATCTTGTCAGTTCTCTCCTTGAAACAGAAGGTTTCGAGGTGGTGGGGGCTGGCAGTGGTGCTAAATGTCTGGAAATGCTTGATATTGAAAAACCAGATGCTATATTGCTGGATCTAATGATGCCTGATATGGATGGCTGGGAAACTTTCCATAAGATCAAAAAAGAATTGCCTGATGTTCCGGTCTCGATCCTTTCCGCAAAAGGGCAGAAGTTCGACCGGATGCTTGGACTTAATGTCTTGAATGCAAATGATTACATTACAAAGCCATTTAATAATACTGAATTTGTAGGACGTATCAAGTCCCTTGTTGGGGATGCTTGA
- a CDS encoding ferritin-like domain-containing protein — translation MSLDKILKATFKGETTEVGWYLAMSKLAEREGHFDAALYFRQIAMDEAWHATEVAEILGAIKGTTIENIEMMLEGEAMAEQEKADAARIAREEGNEAAALFFARASLDEARHHAGLAGLLKKLKKIE, via the coding sequence ATGAGTTTAGACAAGATTCTGAAAGCTACTTTTAAGGGTGAGACTACTGAAGTTGGATGGTACCTTGCAATGTCAAAACTGGCAGAGCGTGAAGGTCATTTTGATGCTGCTCTCTATTTCCGCCAGATCGCTATGGATGAGGCATGGCATGCTACAGAGGTTGCTGAGATCCTTGGTGCTATAAAAGGCACTACTATCGAGAACATCGAGATGATGCTCGAGGGTGAAGCCATGGCTGAGCAGGAGAAAGCTGATGCTGCACGTATCGCTCGCGAGGAGGGTAACGAAGCTGCTGCATTGTTCTTTGCAAGAGCATCACTTGATGAGGCAAGACATCATGCAGGTCTTGCAGGTCTCCTCAAAAAACTGAAAAAGATTGAATAA
- a CDS encoding (Fe-S)-binding protein encodes MMKGEPSINTNNFTAVQLMELDACVRCGECVNWCPTYDASEKDPGLAPRDKILRWRQFMNKSYGLRARLFGPKAIPEEEIEQFKDDVYGCTTCAMCATVCEVGINTVELWESMRANLVKRGNGPFGKQGMFVKLIGEYMNPYMADNKDRLNWITEDIKIADKAELLYFGGCTAELREAKLALATARVLNKLGIEFTMLGEDECCCCSALVRTGQYEIEDIARKAARSNVDGIVAKGAKTVVYACAGCFRASLVDWPRLLGEELPFKVVHITEYLEGLIKEGKIEWEKPFDNLTVTYHDPCHLGRHVGVFQPPRSVLNAIPGITLKEMDRIKENQRCCGAGGGVKAGIPDLALKVAETRVQDALAKNPDILSSACPFCRRNLSDGRDSLGADELVVEDVIVLTAEALGIELDD; translated from the coding sequence ATCATGAAAGGCGAACCTTCAATTAATACAAATAACTTTACTGCTGTGCAGCTCATGGAGCTCGATGCTTGTGTACGCTGTGGTGAATGTGTCAACTGGTGTCCAACCTATGATGCATCCGAAAAAGATCCTGGACTTGCACCAAGGGACAAGATCCTCAGGTGGAGACAGTTCATGAATAAGTCCTATGGTCTTCGTGCAAGGCTGTTCGGCCCAAAGGCAATTCCTGAGGAAGAGATCGAGCAGTTCAAGGATGATGTCTATGGATGTACTACCTGTGCAATGTGTGCAACTGTCTGTGAGGTCGGTATAAACACTGTTGAACTCTGGGAATCCATGCGTGCAAACCTTGTAAAGCGTGGAAACGGTCCATTCGGTAAGCAGGGAATGTTTGTTAAGCTCATCGGTGAGTACATGAACCCATACATGGCTGACAACAAGGACAGGCTCAACTGGATCACTGAAGATATCAAGATCGCTGACAAGGCAGAGCTCCTCTACTTCGGAGGATGTACTGCAGAACTCAGGGAAGCAAAGCTGGCATTAGCTACAGCACGTGTGCTTAACAAGCTTGGCATTGAGTTCACAATGCTTGGTGAAGACGAATGCTGCTGCTGTTCCGCACTTGTCAGGACCGGTCAGTATGAGATCGAGGACATTGCACGTAAGGCTGCAAGAAGCAATGTTGATGGTATCGTTGCAAAGGGTGCAAAGACTGTTGTCTATGCATGTGCAGGATGCTTCAGGGCTTCACTCGTTGATTGGCCAAGGCTTCTTGGTGAAGAGCTTCCTTTCAAGGTTGTTCATATCACAGAGTATCTTGAGGGACTTATCAAAGAAGGAAAGATCGAATGGGAAAAGCCATTTGACAACCTTACTGTAACATACCACGATCCATGCCACCTTGGTCGTCACGTAGGTGTCTTCCAGCCTCCAAGGAGTGTTCTTAACGCTATCCCTGGTATTACTCTGAAAGAGATGGACCGTATCAAAGAAAACCAGCGCTGCTGTGGAGCTGGCGGTGGTGTGAAGGCAGGTATTCCAGACCTTGCTCTCAAAGTCGCTGAGACTCGTGTTCAGGATGCTCTTGCAAAGAACCCTGATATTCTCTCAAGCGCATGTCCATTCTGTAGAAGGAACCTTTCTGATGGAAGGGATTCCCTTGGTGCAGATGAGCTTGTTGTTGAGGATGTTATCGTTCTTACAGCTGAAGCACTTGGAATTGAACTTGATGACTGA
- a CDS encoding NAD(P)/FAD-dependent oxidoreductase: MVKDLLNKSAILQRDKCSYAIVPQTPAGIVSPGELQRIVDVARKYGVEVLKFTSAQRIAIVGLKEEDLDNAWLELEMEPASAIGKCVRSIKVCPGTTFCKRAQQDAVSLGSIIDEKYHGVQLPSKFKMAVSGCMNSCSEPAVKDIGIMGTPRGYTVMVGGNAGIRPRLGDVISEGLNETEVLELIEKIIGMYKGYAKRYRIGRLIDDMGLDNFKKELGLI, encoded by the coding sequence TTGGTAAAGGATCTGTTAAATAAGAGTGCTATACTTCAGCGTGACAAGTGTTCTTATGCCATAGTTCCACAAACTCCGGCAGGCATCGTAAGTCCTGGTGAATTACAAAGGATAGTGGATGTTGCAAGGAAATATGGTGTTGAAGTTCTTAAATTTACATCGGCACAGCGTATTGCTATTGTCGGCTTAAAAGAAGAGGATCTTGATAATGCGTGGTTGGAACTTGAAATGGAACCTGCATCTGCGATCGGTAAATGCGTTCGTAGCATAAAGGTCTGCCCTGGTACTACTTTTTGTAAAAGAGCACAGCAGGACGCTGTTTCTCTTGGTTCTATTATTGATGAAAAATATCATGGCGTGCAGCTTCCCTCAAAGTTCAAAATGGCTGTAAGTGGGTGTATGAATTCCTGCTCCGAACCGGCTGTAAAGGATATTGGCATAATGGGAACTCCCCGGGGCTATACTGTGATGGTCGGGGGGAATGCTGGTATTAGACCAAGACTTGGTGATGTTATCAGTGAAGGTCTCAACGAGACTGAGGTTCTTGAACTTATAGAAAAAATCATTGGTATGTACAAAGGCTATGCTAAAAGATATCGTATTGGCAGACTTATCGATGATATGGGTCTGGATAATTTCAAGAAGGAGCTTGGCTTAATATAA
- a CDS encoding DUF116 domain-containing protein, giving the protein MYNLIGKLLLVFLGLSIFISALSLYVSRVSLTRSVWLSGFFANVLDFFFLPLKYLFCKFSDPRKLDRWMVSLKNSAHKSDFAKTKKRLMFVPHCMRSLDCPAYATKYGIQCKSCGNCVMGELKEDAKEYGYDLYIVTGSSFVKNILRDHYADGVLVIACDYEINKGMRSLAGTSVVTYGVPMLNDGCYNTKVDYDLVTDTMKMFA; this is encoded by the coding sequence ATGTATAACTTGATAGGCAAATTATTATTGGTCTTTTTAGGGCTATCTATTTTTATTTCAGCTCTATCGCTTTATGTTAGCCGTGTAAGTCTTACTCGAAGCGTCTGGCTTTCCGGTTTTTTTGCGAATGTACTGGATTTCTTTTTCCTGCCACTTAAATATCTATTTTGTAAGTTCTCAGATCCAAGAAAACTTGATCGTTGGATGGTCTCTTTAAAGAATTCTGCACACAAGTCTGATTTTGCAAAGACAAAGAAACGGCTTATGTTCGTTCCGCATTGCATGCGTTCACTTGATTGTCCTGCATATGCAACGAAGTATGGTATACAGTGCAAGTCCTGTGGCAATTGCGTTATGGGCGAGTTGAAAGAAGATGCAAAAGAATATGGGTATGATCTCTACATTGTAACTGGTTCTTCTTTTGTCAAGAACATCCTGAGGGACCACTATGCAGATGGTGTACTGGTCATTGCATGTGACTATGAGATAAATAAGGGGATGAGGTCACTTGCAGGAACAAGTGTTGTGACCTATGGTGTCCCTATGCTGAACGATGGTTGCTATAATACAAAAGTAGATTACGATCTGGTCACTGACACTATGAAGATGTTTGCCTGA